A region of Hoplias malabaricus isolate fHopMal1 chromosome 12, fHopMal1.hap1, whole genome shotgun sequence DNA encodes the following proteins:
- the tent5c gene encoding terminal nucleotidyltransferase 5C — MAEASSSSESESYSVLTWEQVSRLNEVLTEAVPVHGRGNFPTLEVRLKDIVQMVRNRLEQRGIQVKDIRLNGSTASHVLVKDIGWSYKDLDIIFRVELPQESQFQLIKDVVLGTLLDFLPEGVNKEKITPMTLKEAYVQKLVKVYTEQDRWSLISLSNNNGRNVELKFVDSIRRQFEFSVDSFQIILDSLLSYYDFSENPMSQLFHPTVVGESMYGDFAVALDHLKNKLIATKRPEEIRGGGLLKYCNLLVRDFKPTDEEEFKALERYMCSRFFIDFPDIGEQQRKLEAYLQSHFVGEEKRKYDYLMILRRVVNESTVCLMGHERRQTLNLISLTAFRVLAEQNAIPDASSVTCYYQPAPYVRDLNFSNYYVASCNQSIPTWLPCN; from the coding sequence ATGGCTGAAGCCTCATCCAGCAGCGAGAGCGAGTCTTACAGCGTTCTTACCTGGGAACAGGTGAGCCGCTTGAATGAGGTCCTGACCGAAGCAGTGCCGGTCCATGGTCGTGGCAACTTTCCCACTTTGGAGGTGCGGCTGAAGGATATTGTGCAGATGGTGCGAAACCGTCTAGAGCAGAGGGGCATTCAAGTCAAAGACATCCGCCTCAACGGCTCCACAGCCAGCCATGTGCTTGTGAAGGACATTGGTTGGAGCTACAAAGATCTGGACATCATCTTCAGGGTTGAACTCCCCCAAGAATCACAGTTTCAACTCATCAAAGACGTGGTGTTGGGCACTTTGTTGGACTTCCTACCAGAGGgagtaaacaaagagaaaatcaCACCCATGACCCTGAAGGAGGCTTATGTGCAGAAACTGGTCAAAGTCTACACCGAGCAGGACCGCTGGTCCCTCATTTCTCTGTCCAACAACAACGGCCGCAACGTGGAGCTCAAGTTTGTGGATTCCATCCGCAGGCAGTTCGAGTTTAGTGTGGACTCCTTCCAGATCATTCTGGACTCTCTGCTGTCATATTATGACTTCTCAGAAAACCCCATGTCTCAGCTTTTCCACCCCACCGTGGTTGGTGAGAGCATGTATGGTGACTTTGCTGTTGCTCTAGATCACCTCAAGAACAAGCTGATTGCCACCAAAAGGCCAGAGGAGATCCGTGGAGGTGGGCTGTTGAAATATTGTAACCTCCTGGTGAGGGACTTCAAGCCCACAGACGAGGAGGAGTTCAAAGCTCTGGAGCGGTACATGTGCTCTCGGTTTTTCATTGATTTTCCTGACATCGGTGAACAGCAGAGGAAACTGGAGGCCTACCTACAGAGCCACTTTGTGGGTGAAGAGAAGCGAAAGTACGACTACCTCATGATCCTGCGACGGGTCGTGAATGAGAGCACGGTGTGCCTCATGGGACACGAAAGGAGGCAGACGCTTAACCTCATCTCACTCACAGCTTTTCGGGTACTGGCAGAGCAAAATGCCATACCAGATGCATCCAGTGTCACCTGCTACTATCAGCCAGCGCCTTATGTCAGAGACTTGAACTTCAGTAACTACTATGTGGCCTCTTGCAACCAGTCTATTCCAACATGGCTGCCATGTAACTAA